In the genome of Cynocephalus volans isolate mCynVol1 chromosome 10, mCynVol1.pri, whole genome shotgun sequence, the window ggtcatAGAGGCCAAATGCCAACCTCTCCAAATTTCACTGGGGATTTCTAACAGGCAGCTGGAGGTGGTTAGCAGGCTAGTTACATCATTTCCATCGTTACAGCTTTCTTCTAAATGAGtcaaaagaggaaggaagaattaTCTTCAAACTCAGGAGGACCCTCCAAAGTAGCCTGGGATAGAGGAAATGCATTAAAAACCAGAGAAGCAGGAGTAGAAACCAACTAAATAGCAGGCAGGTGAACTGAGCACTTGTAAATGCAGCCTCTCTAGCTGAGTCCACTCACATTGGGGCTCTGAATTCTGCTTGCTCTGCTATAATAGCCtgtattaaaaactataaaaccaaaTCAAGGGCTATACACAAGAAAGGCACGACTACCCCCGCTTTTGGGTGGCAGTTTCTTGATACTCCTGTCTTCCTTCTCACAGATGCTGGCAACACTGATTCTCCTGCTTGGCCTCCATTTCGGCtgaggaagattttaaaaatactgagacAGCCCTAGTTTAAAGGAGTCAAATCTGTCAACTTCGGCTGCTCATTAGAATCAACTGGGGAGCTTTAAACATATTCATCTCTGGACCCTATCTCTAAAGAGACTTATTTAACTTATTTGGAGTGGGACTCAAGTATTAGTTTTCCTAAAGAAGTCTTGCAGTGTTTCCAActtgcagccagggctgagaaccatTGAAATAAAGAGTCAACATTTGTTCTCCATATTGCTTTATATTCTATTTAACTGATTACTAtatatgtctttgtttttctcctgtttgcttttttcctgtcTGCAGTTTTCAAAGATGAACAAAAAAATTTTCCTTGCTCTAAGGCAGGGGCAAGACATGACAAGAGCTGGATAACATCAACTGGGCATGCCTGATTTTGTATAAAGTACAAGTAAAAGTGATTATTTTGATTCATTAAGGCAGCCAGAGATATTTTTGAACTACGGTTATACCCTGTTGTTCCCTACTGCCCTTGGTCctctttacaaatatatttttaaaaaaattgctataTGCTTATTTtaagagagaaacagaactaagGAATTCTGGAATTTTACATAGTTGtgccatcatttaaaaaatgctaccCTTATACAAAATTGCTTAATTTCACATTTTTGATCCTGTTTCTATACAGTTAAAAAGGTTTCCTGGAAagcactttccttttttttttttttacataatggAAAGACCAGATGCGAGattataagaaaaacatatttcGAACTTCCCTCCTTGCCTTTTTAAAGGGAAAACTATATCTCCTgagtgctttcttgatttattccaggattttaaaaaaatttcatcttAAGAACAATAACAACGATAAACTTCCTACTCCTTGGAATTCATTCACCAAATAAGCAACAACCTATTAAAATCTACTCCATTAGAACGTCACCCCACATACCCCCATCACATATGTAAGTCCATATAAATCCAGAGTCTCAAAAAGCTGATATACAAACCACTCAGAACATTTTTCAcgaaaaatttgttttaattaagcAGTAAGGGTAGCACACGATCAGAAATATGGAGGGTTGTGAAAGAGCTTGCCAGGAAGTGAAGCAGTTGGGCGGGGTCTCAGCAACGGTGTGGACTGCATGGTGAGACTTTACACAGTCCAGTCCTCCGGGCAGGGTCTTGACTTCTCATTGCTCGCTTCAGGAATACATGGTCAGCTCCAGCCACTCTTGGATGGACACCTGAATCAGGCCATCTGCATCTCTATCCAGAGACTTGAAGGCACGAAACATGGCATCCAGGCGAACCAGGCAGCTGATGAAATTGTTAAAATCCATACCTCCATCTTCATCAGCATACCGGCGGACGATCATCTGGTAGAGTTGTTCATTTAGCTGGAAGCCCGCTGCCTGCAGAGCTCCCCGTAGCTGAGAACTTCCCAGAGACCCGGAATGGTCCCTGTCATACTGCTTATAAACACACTGCCATTTCTTGAGGTTGTTCCACAGATACTTAAATTCTTCAAAGCCCAGTTTCCCAGTTGTGTCACTATCCATGACAGACACAATGCTCCGGCAGGTGTCAATACTAAAGCCATCGCTCTTCAGATCCTTGTGCTTAGAAATGACTTTGTTGAGAATATTCATCAGGTCAGTGGCACCCACCTCCATGTCTGGTCCAGCCAGCTGTGCAAATTGTTGCCGAAACCGCCTAACTTCTTCATTTTCAGAGGCCTCCACATTGGTGAAATGCTGCTGAGTGGGAGGTGGTTCTGGAGTATACTGAGCTGCGGTAGCCTCACTGATAATATTCACAATTTCTCCAACTATGCCTCCAatatttcttcctcctcttctgtgacCGCCTCCTCCGAGAAGGCCTCCAAGAGCTCCTCCCAAACCTTGATCTGCCCCTTCCAAAATAGCCTTTGCAAGAAACATGCTTTCAGTTTAACAAGCAAGTGTAAAAGCTGCTGATGGTATGAACAGAGCTGAAATGGAGTCCAAGTAGCTTGTATGCGGAAGAACTGGCTTTTCTGTACTTGTTTACATTGCACCACACCCCAAGATTTAATGTTTCACCTCCAAGTTGCCTGAATTCCGCTAGGTCCTAGCACCTGCCATATTTCAGAGGGcctcaataaaattgttttctactCTTCtagacaaatatttataaattatagtatgacacagaatatttttaaatagaaaacataaaactatacatTTCTATGTGTCATTGATTTCTCAGCTCTCTTTCTCAGCACCTGAAAGATGACATGCATTTTCCTAATAGAGAAACTAGTGACTCAAGGAAatcatgaatttattttctaagaaatacTTATTGTTAAGGAAGAATTGAAGAATTCCTGAGCTAACAACATATTTGCCtaatctttttccttttgcaaAGATTCTCAAAATCTAATGTTCTTAAGAAAAACTTGGAaggaagacttttaaaaaattcaaggtCTCCAGGTCCCACTCTCAGATATTCTGATTCTGTAGATCTGCTGTGGGGGCCTGTAATCGACATTTTTAGAATCTTTTTCGAAGtgtaatattcatatggaaaagtGTACAATTGTCAATGTATAGCTCAAAAAGTTCACAGACTTTACACATCCATGTCATAGCACCCAGATCAGAAACTAGAACTTCACCAGCACTCCAGAAGCTGCTGCTTGCTTCTTTCCACTTAGTCCCCTCTCCTAAAAGTAACTGCTTTCCGGACATCTAACACCATAGATTAATGTTTGCAccttaaataaattgaatcatacagtatatactctttgtgtcttgctatttttatttttcgagtttttaaatatttttaattgtgatgaaATATGcgttacataaaatttaccatcttaaccatgtttaagtgtacagttcagtggcattaagcacattcacattgttgtgcaaccatcatcaccatccacCTTTAGAACTtttctcatcttgcaaaactctatacccattaaacaataactcacattccccctttccctgcccttggcaaccactattctaccttttgtctctatgaatctgacaagTCTATATACCTTATATGTGtgtaatcatacagtttttgtccttttgtgactggcttatttcatttagcataatgtcttcaaggttcacaTGTTATGGCACgtgtcagaacttccttcctttctaaagatgaataatattccattgcatgactataccacattttgtttttccatttatccaTTGGTGGATGCTTGGGTTGCTtcccccttttggctattgtgaattatgctgctatgaacatgggtgtacaaatattgGTTTGAGTCTGTCCCTTCTTTTAactcttttgggtatatgcccagatgtaaaattgctggatcctatgataattctatttttacctttttgagaaactaccatgctgttttccacattagctgcaccatcttacattcccaccagcagtgcacaagggtactaatttctccatatccacaccaacacttgttatttttatttatttttttataatagccatcatAATAAGTGTGAAGCGGTATCttgctgtggttttgatttgcattttcctaatgattagtgatgttgaacattgtTTCATGTGCTTAGtggccatttttatatattctttggagaaatgtctattcaagtcctttgacGACTTttcaatcaggttatttgttttttttgttgttgttattgagttgtaggagttcttcaaatattctggatgttaaaatcttatcagatatatgatttgtaaatatttttcccatccTGTAGGTTACCCTTACACTCTGTTGTTAGTGTCCTTGGATTCATAAAAGTTCTATATTTTGATGTACTCCAATTTATCtgtctttcttttgttgcctgtgcttctggtgTCATATACAAGAAATCACTGAGaaatccagtgtcatgaagatttttcccctaggttttcatctaattgttttatagtttcagttcttttgtttatttatattgatccattttgagttaatttttgtatatggtatatggtaaggatccaacttcattcttttgaatgtgaatatccagttttcccagcaccatttgttgaaaagactgtcctttcaccatcaaatggtcttggcaccctttttgaaaatgttttgatcATATAtacaagggtttatttctggtagctttgtagtaagttttgcaATCAGGAAATGTtagacctccaactttgttctttttcaaaattgttttggctatttggggtcccaTGAGATTCCATGTGAATTTCAGACTgaacttttctatttctgtaaaaaacatTGTTGGGATTTTGGtaaggattgcattgactctgtataTCTCTTTGGGTAacactgacatcttaacaatattaagtcttctaaagtctttcaatccatgaagatgggatgtatttccatttttttctgtcttctttaatttcttttagcaatggCTTGTAgttttagtgtacaagtctttaGCCTCCTTAATTAAgtttattctaagtattttattcttcttggtCCTATTGTAAAGgggttgttttcttaatttccttttcagattgttcactgttagttgtatagaaatgcaacttatttttgtgtgttgattttatattctgaaactttgctaaatttgtttattagttctaaaagcttttttgtgtgtgtgacatcTGTAGGGTTTTCTACaaataagatcatgttatctgtgaacagaaataattttacttctttctttccaattcaatgccttttatttctttttcttgcctaaatgttctggctaggacttgtagtactatgttgaatagaagtggtgaaagtgggcatcctacTCTTGCTCATGATCttggaggaaaagctttcagtctcaCCAGagagtatgatgttagttgtgggttCTTCATATATGGAGGTTATTACGTTGAGgcaatttccttctattcctagtttgttgagtgtttttatcatgaaagggtattgaactttgtcaaatgctatttctGCACCGATTGAGATAatcaggtgattttttttccccttcattctggtAATCTGGAGTGTTAAATtgactgatttttgtatactgaacCATTtctgcattccaggaataaatcccacttgatcatattatataatttttaaaaaaagtgttgttgaattctgtttgccagtattttcttgaggatttttacatcaatATTCATATGGGATattgggctgtagttttcttACAGTCTTTATTTGACTTTCGTATCAGGGTACtctgctggcctcatagaatacgTTGGGAAGTGTTatcttttcttcagttttttggaagagtttgagaagaattagtgttttctttctttaaatgtttggtagaattcaccagtgaagccaacTGATcatgggcttttcattgttgggaggtttttgattactgatttaatcccCTTCCTAGCTAtaggtctgtttagattttctatttcttcatgattcaattttggtaggttgtatgtttctggaaatttgtccatttcattgaggtttttcaatttgttggcatacagttttCATAGTACTTGTTtacaatcctttttatttctgtaaaattgatAGTAATGTCTCCTTTATCATTTCTGATTATATGAGTCtggctttttttccctcaatGTTAGatttgatgttatatttttcatAAGAATCCTCAGAAGTCAGTCTGTAACAGGTAGTCCCAGACAATACTTCGAGAAACTCTACCTTTGATACTAGGTGGAGTCAGAGTACAAGTCTTCCAAAGGTCTTTGGAAGTTCTCTTGGTGAACTCAGGGAAACGTGGCCAGGACTTACTGGCTAAATCATTATATCACTTAAcatttggggtttcaatttccaATCTGCAAAATGATGATAACAGTATCTCCCCTGACTACTTCAAAATGATTCAATCTGATTTATTATATATCAGGACTTGGGCTCAGTGCTAAGGATACAAAGGTAAATACAGGATTGCTGTCCTCAAGGATCAAGGAAGGAGACCCACAGAAAACTGGCTGTAATTATAATTGAAGTCTACGTTCACATTTCTATTATTAATACTAATCCAGTACATTTGTATATAATATGCTTTGGTATTTAGGTTTCATAAAGttcctctggaaaaaaaaaaggattccagatgagaaaagaaaaactcagagaaattaagcTAATTAAGGTCATGAAAATAATACACTGTACTGTATTATCAAACCAGTATGAGTCCCAAAAGGGAAGCAATGAATTCTGCTGAGGCAAAGAAAGGAGAACATTTACCTGGAGAAGAGATCAAGAATAGGCCTGACTAGGGGCTGAGTCAGAGTTCCCCAAATAGACAAGGAATATAAAAAGACAGTACAGCAAAAACACAGAAGAACTAAAGGATCTGAGGTACTCAAGAGATGGTGAATAGCAAAATGTGATGAGAGTCTATTGCTGGGAGTGATGGGAGATAAAGGAAGATCAATACGATGGAATCAGATTGGAAAGAGCTTTGAACTGCCATGTGACAGAGTATCTCACAGGTTATTGTAGGAACTACTTACAGCTCAAAAGGAGATGAGATGTGAAAttactttggaaactatacagtTCTAGAATTGAATAATGATTATTCTAGTTGTTATTAGAGACAGAATAGTAGCTATGGGGCATTGCTCTGTTTAGGACATATGAGCAATGTCCTGTCTCCTTTTGCCACACTCAGTGGTTTGTATAAAACTCTCCAGTAACTGGACTTATTTCTCATCTGCACAATGAAATGGCCTCTGTGAACATCAAGGCTAAATGTCTTCTTTAACCACACAGAAGTACCACAAAAAGACTGTCTTCCTTTTAGGGGATCACAAGGGGCCATATGGCCTTAAAGTCATTCATATAAGCTTCTCTTAGAGGAAATTACATAggctttgtttttataatattgcAAATTAACTTGATAGCATCCACTGCCATATAAAATGTGCCTCCTTATCCCCATCTGAAGTGTTTTTTTTgctgcagtttaaatccaattcCTATCATTAACTTTCTGTAAAGACGAAGGGCATTTGGCTAACAGTTTCTCATAAGCCATCATAGAATAAAAGACTATTATTAGATTAACAAGCCTTTTCTTCTCTGGACTATTGAATGCCCTATGGCTATTTATTAGAACATTAATAGCAACCTTACTTGTTGTCTGGGAGAACTCTAATGTCCAGATCTGTAGAAAAAGGGTAGCAGAAGAGGACCCTTCTGATGGAAAATTTAACCCCAATTTGAGGGGAAGTGTTACTGAGCTTAAAAAGTAAACAGTGACACATGAGGGTTATTAgcaacattattaataatagccccaaagtgtaAACAATGTAAATGCCCACCAAGCAgtgaagagataaacaaaatgtgatatatccatataaaGGAATACCATTCAACAATAAAATGGAGTGAATTACTGATACaagttacaacatggatgagcccgaaaacactgtgctaagtgaaagaagctgacTGTAAGAGACcatacattgtatgattccatttatataaaatgttcagaaagggaaaatctatagagacaaaaagtagattagtagttgtcTAGGGCTGGGGAACAGGTACATGACAGGAATTAACAGTTAATGACATAAGGACTCACACTGgaatgatgaaatgttctaaaacataTTGACAGTGATGGGTGTACAACGTGGtaaattcaccaaaaaaaaaaaaaaaaaaaaaaaaaatcatttaattgtATGCttgaaatgggtgaattatatgatATCTAAAACATGCCTcaagaaagttatttttttaaaaaagtcagcaGTGACAGTTTGTAATAAAAAGAATACTGAGTAGGAATTCTAGTCCTAGTTCTGCAATTAACCAACTGTATAGCCTTGAGCATGTAACTTCCTCTGTTGGACTGGCAGCCTTCTGCAAAATGAGGAGGATGGAGAATTTAATACTAAAGGTTTTTTTAGCTCTACAATTCTGTAAGTCCAGATCTTCATGTGCCATGAAACAGTGACAGCAGTATCATTCTTATATTCAGTTTAGTTTTCTTCTGGCGCCTAACcctttttatgttatatattaatttttttaaaaattttttaatttttaatttttaatttttattttttaaattttattttgtcgatatacattgtggctgattattgttccccattatattaatttaatctttatctTGAGTCCAGTTCTGCAACTTTTAAAGACATGTTTACTTACTTGTATCCCCACTTTGACATATTGTCTGGTCTTCAGAAGTATTCCTGATTGAAACCTATCAAGTATGTTGCTACTCCACACAAAATTCCAAGGTGGGGGGACTGAAATTGGTCTAGAATAACACAAAAAGACTCACAACTCCTACTCCGGGTAAAGCCTTTCTGTCAAGTGGGGCATTCCCCTAACTGCAATGTGATCTGGACCAGACCATCCTAATTTATTGATAAGAATGTCATGTTGGATGAAATCAAAAGCCTTTCTAGAGTCCATACAGataatatctatttctttttccttatcatCTTGGACTGTCACTCTGTCATAGAGGGAAAT includes:
- the CAPNS2 gene encoding calpain small subunit 2, translating into MFLAKAILEGADQGLGGALGGLLGGGGHRRGGRNIGGIVGEIVNIISEATAAQYTPEPPPTQQHFTNVEASENEEVRRFRQQFAQLAGPDMEVGATDLMNILNKVISKHKDLKSDGFSIDTCRSIVSVMDSDTTGKLGFEEFKYLWNNLKKWQCVYKQYDRDHSGSLGSSQLRGALQAAGFQLNEQLYQMIVRRYADEDGGMDFNNFISCLVRLDAMFRAFKSLDRDADGLIQVSIQEWLELTMYS